From the Streptomyces syringium genome, one window contains:
- a CDS encoding sensor histidine kinase, whose protein sequence is MSVTPRPARRFAAVRAGRLPAALPVVVPVLFAVMDALLVNGTGLGLELGVSLLAAVALLWRRRFPLTVFAATLPGIYIGYIWFAPMVALYTIAVRRPDRRLLVVCGALLATAHFLPYPISDLSFDDRRETALFLVDALVTAATPIAVGLLTRTRRELAARLDELTRSRAREDRLLSDQVLATERARLAREMHDVVAHQVSLISLQAGAVQISTADNEARAGARTIRELSVRTLDELRHMVGILRAAGADTEELTPQPRLADLPRLIELSALNVDYEDTSDRGAERSEAVERAAFRTVQEALTNVRKHAPGAWVRVRVTEEAGRGLRVEIRNGPADAAVPAPELPGGGHGLVGLRERAQSLGGTLTAHGTDDGGFLVRAEFPSAEFPSAG, encoded by the coding sequence ATGAGCGTGACCCCCCGGCCCGCGCGCCGTTTCGCGGCCGTCCGGGCCGGCCGGCTGCCCGCGGCCCTGCCCGTCGTGGTGCCCGTGCTCTTCGCGGTCATGGACGCGCTGCTCGTCAACGGCACCGGGCTGGGGCTGGAGCTCGGGGTGTCGCTGCTCGCCGCGGTCGCGCTGCTGTGGCGCCGGCGGTTCCCGCTCACCGTCTTCGCGGCCACCCTGCCCGGCATCTACATCGGCTACATCTGGTTCGCCCCCATGGTCGCGCTCTACACGATCGCCGTCCGCCGGCCCGACCGGCGGCTGCTCGTCGTGTGCGGGGCGCTGCTGGCCACCGCGCACTTCCTGCCCTACCCGATCTCCGACCTGTCCTTCGACGACCGCCGCGAGACGGCCCTCTTCCTCGTCGACGCGCTCGTCACCGCGGCCACCCCCATCGCCGTCGGCCTGCTCACCCGTACCCGCCGCGAACTCGCCGCCCGCCTCGACGAGCTGACCCGCAGCCGCGCCCGCGAGGACCGGCTGCTGTCCGACCAGGTCCTCGCCACCGAGCGCGCCCGGCTCGCCCGCGAGATGCACGACGTCGTCGCCCACCAGGTCAGCCTCATCAGCCTGCAGGCCGGGGCCGTGCAGATCAGCACGGCCGACAACGAGGCCCGCGCCGGGGCCCGCACGATCCGCGAACTGTCCGTGCGCACCCTGGACGAGCTGCGCCACATGGTCGGCATCCTGCGCGCGGCGGGCGCCGACACCGAGGAGCTGACCCCCCAGCCGCGCCTGGCGGACCTGCCCCGGCTGATCGAGCTGAGCGCGCTGAACGTCGACTACGAGGACACCTCCGACCGCGGGGCCGAGCGCTCGGAGGCCGTGGAACGCGCCGCCTTCCGCACGGTGCAGGAGGCACTGACGAACGTGCGCAAGCACGCGCCCGGGGCGTGGGTGCGGGTCAGGGTCACCGAGGAGGCGGGACGGGGCCTGCGGGTCGAGATCCGCAACGGCCCGGCGGACGCGGCCGTACCGGCACCGGAACTGCCCGGCGGGGGCCACGGTCTGGTCGGGCTGCGGGAGCGGGCGCAGAGCCTGGGCGGGACGCTGACCGCGCACGGGACGGACGACGGCGGCTTCCTCGTACGGGCGGAATTCCCCTCGGCGGAGTTTCCCTCGGCGGGGTGA
- a CDS encoding alpha/beta fold hydrolase: MTDHFFDVPLDHRIPDGEHIRVYAREVVATRRAHDELPWLVYLQGGPGCSAGRPVGREGWLDRALEDYRVLLLDQRGTGRSTPATRQTLPLRGTPAEQADYLAHFRADSIVRDCELIRARLTGGRPWTVLGQSFGGFCAVTYLSYAPEGLAEVLITGGLPSLDADADTVYRAAYPRMERKTLAHYARYPGDEAAARRIARHLADHEEVLPDGTLLTVQAFQQLGILLGTGDGSHRLHYLLEDAFVDTVAGPRLSDAFAEQVAAVLSHADCPLYAILHEAIYAQDERATHWSADRVRGEYPQFERGIEPGARFLFTGESVHPWMLRTHPALRPLRHTAELLAERRGWTPLYDPERLARNTVPVAAAIYHDDLYVDTAHSLRTARAIAGLRTWVTDEYEHDGVRAGGRAVLDRLLRLVRDEV, encoded by the coding sequence ATGACGGACCACTTCTTCGACGTCCCCCTCGACCACCGCATACCCGACGGCGAACACATACGCGTCTACGCCCGCGAGGTCGTCGCCACGCGCCGCGCGCACGACGAACTGCCGTGGCTGGTCTATCTCCAGGGCGGACCCGGCTGCTCCGCCGGGCGGCCCGTGGGCCGGGAGGGCTGGCTCGACCGGGCGCTGGAGGACTACCGCGTCCTCCTCCTCGACCAGCGCGGCACCGGCCGCTCCACGCCCGCCACCCGGCAGACCCTCCCGCTCCGCGGCACCCCGGCCGAACAGGCCGACTATCTGGCGCACTTCCGCGCCGACTCCATAGTCCGCGACTGCGAGCTGATCCGCGCCCGGCTGACCGGCGGCCGGCCGTGGACCGTGCTCGGGCAGAGCTTCGGCGGCTTCTGCGCGGTCACCTACCTCTCGTACGCGCCCGAGGGGCTCGCCGAGGTCCTCATCACCGGCGGTCTGCCGTCCCTGGACGCCGACGCGGACACCGTCTACCGCGCGGCCTACCCGCGCATGGAACGCAAGACGCTGGCGCACTACGCCCGTTACCCCGGCGACGAGGCCGCCGCCCGCCGCATCGCGCGCCACCTCGCCGACCACGAGGAGGTGCTGCCCGACGGCACCCTCCTGACGGTCCAAGCCTTCCAGCAACTCGGCATCCTCCTCGGCACCGGCGACGGCTCCCACCGACTGCACTACCTCCTCGAGGACGCCTTCGTGGACACCGTCGCGGGCCCGCGGCTGTCCGACGCCTTCGCCGAACAGGTCGCGGCGGTCCTCTCCCACGCCGACTGCCCTCTTTACGCCATCCTCCATGAGGCCATCTATGCCCAGGACGAGCGCGCGACGCACTGGTCAGCCGATCGGGTGAGGGGCGAATACCCGCAGTTCGAACGGGGGATCGAGCCAGGAGCGCGCTTCCTCTTCACCGGGGAGAGTGTTCACCCCTGGATGCTGCGGACGCACCCGGCCCTGCGCCCCCTGCGCCACACCGCCGAACTGCTCGCCGAACGCCGGGGCTGGACCCCTCTCTACGACCCCGAGCGCCTCGCCCGCAACACCGTTCCCGTGGCGGCCGCGATCTACCACGACGACCTCTACGTCGACACCGCGCACTCGCTGCGCACCGCGCGGGCGATCGCGGGGCTGCGGACGTGGGTCACGGACGAGTACGAACACGACGGCGTCCGGGCGGGTGGACGCGCGGTGCTGGACCGGCTGTTGAGGCTGGTGCGGGACGAGGTGTGA
- a CDS encoding M64 family metallopeptidase, which yields MRRRISLAAGAALTAALAATATTVTATATTTSTKTSAKAAAPEPKGERTQHVEYFTGPGGHPRHTKIPASKTPPQTLRPSAAGDGAVTKVIGNGTVRSKVDVVFIGDGYTASQQGDFHADVRAKWAKMSAVEPYASYKKLFNVWAVDAVSRQSGVSGDPGEGVVKDTALKSRFFCDGIERLLCVDTGLVESYAAKAPAADLVVVLSNSTKYGGAGYNDIVSKVGYDGIATASSDNDDSDQVAVHETGHSFGKLADEYQYEEYGTYTGAEPGSVNTSKLTAAQLSAQKKKWYRWIGKTSPDGGKVGAFEGAGYYPKGLYRPTDDSIMRSLGREFNLPGREAMIAGFYRHAKVLTSTTSTSGKVGSSDKVTVRLPAATTTVRWYVDGREVQAGRGRTSVTPRSLGVKPDGKTHTLTAKAVDRTDAVVDPELRKRLSGSLTWKVTG from the coding sequence ATGCGCAGACGAATATCCCTCGCGGCCGGTGCGGCCCTCACGGCCGCGCTGGCCGCCACGGCGACGACGGTGACCGCGACGGCCACGACGACGTCCACCAAGACGTCCGCGAAGGCGGCGGCACCCGAGCCGAAGGGCGAACGTACCCAGCACGTCGAGTACTTCACCGGCCCCGGCGGCCACCCCCGCCACACCAAGATCCCCGCCTCCAAGACCCCGCCGCAGACGCTCCGGCCCTCGGCCGCGGGTGACGGTGCGGTCACCAAGGTCATCGGCAACGGAACGGTACGTTCCAAGGTCGACGTCGTCTTCATCGGCGATGGCTACACCGCCTCCCAGCAGGGCGACTTCCACGCAGACGTACGCGCCAAGTGGGCGAAGATGTCGGCCGTCGAGCCCTACGCCTCGTACAAGAAGCTCTTCAACGTCTGGGCCGTCGACGCCGTCTCGCGGCAGTCCGGCGTCTCCGGCGACCCGGGCGAGGGCGTCGTCAAGGACACCGCGCTGAAGTCCCGCTTCTTCTGCGACGGCATCGAGCGGCTGCTGTGCGTCGACACCGGCCTCGTCGAGTCGTACGCCGCGAAGGCGCCCGCCGCGGACCTGGTCGTGGTGCTGTCCAACTCCACCAAGTACGGCGGCGCGGGCTACAACGACATCGTCTCCAAGGTCGGTTACGACGGCATCGCCACCGCCTCGTCCGACAACGACGACTCCGACCAGGTCGCCGTGCACGAGACGGGTCACTCCTTCGGCAAGCTCGCCGACGAGTACCAGTACGAGGAGTACGGCACGTACACCGGCGCCGAGCCGGGCAGCGTCAACACCAGCAAGCTGACTGCCGCGCAGCTCTCCGCGCAGAAGAAGAAGTGGTACCGCTGGATCGGCAAGACCTCGCCGGACGGCGGCAAGGTCGGCGCGTTCGAGGGCGCCGGCTACTACCCCAAGGGCCTCTACCGTCCCACCGACGACTCGATCATGCGCTCGCTCGGGCGGGAGTTCAACCTCCCGGGCCGCGAGGCGATGATCGCGGGCTTCTACCGCCACGCGAAGGTGCTGACCAGCACGACGAGCACGTCCGGCAAGGTCGGCAGCAGTGACAAGGTCACGGTCCGGCTGCCCGCCGCGACCACGACCGTGCGCTGGTACGTGGACGGCCGCGAGGTCCAGGCGGGCCGGGGCCGCACGAGCGTGACGCCGCGCTCCCTGGGCGTGAAGCCGGACGGCAAGACCCACACCCTGACGGCCAAGGCCGTCGACCGCACCGACGCGGTGGTGGACCCGGAGCTGCGCAAGCGGCTGTCGGGCTCACTGACGTGGAAGGTGACGGGTTAA
- a CDS encoding MFS transporter, whose protein sequence is MRTAAAQPPPHPIPAPAAADDAPPPSSRTPRSAAAVLVIACAAQFMVVLDVSIVNVALPAMRAELHLSAAGQQWIVNAYALAFAGLLLLGGRAADLVGTKRAFLTGLAAFTVASLAGGLAEGGALLIAARAVQGLGGAILAPATLTLIMTTFTEPAARTRAMGAWSAVMAAGGAAGAVVGGVLTEYAGWRWVLFVNVPIGVALLAAALVYVPRVTAREGGLRRLDLPGAVTVTGGLTALVYGIISSETHGWGEAAVWAPLASAAVLLAAFLVIEAKVAHPLVPLGILRRRTLAVANLVVLGMGAATFSMWFVLSLYFQQILGQSAVKAGLCFLPGSIAIIVGAQVATRVITRTGPRPLLVTGMALSTVGFVWLSRLSADGSFASDVVVPFTLATFGAGLAMMPATVAATSGTDRSQAGLASGLVNTSRQVGGAIGLALLATVASHTTAARLAAHDDMRVALTDGYGRALLIAAVFTACAALGALALPGRNRTERS, encoded by the coding sequence ATGCGCACAGCCGCCGCCCAGCCACCACCGCATCCGATACCCGCGCCCGCTGCCGCCGACGACGCCCCGCCCCCGTCGTCCCGCACGCCGCGGTCCGCCGCCGCGGTCCTCGTCATCGCCTGCGCGGCCCAGTTCATGGTCGTTCTCGACGTGTCGATCGTGAACGTGGCTTTGCCGGCCATGCGCGCCGAGCTCCACCTCAGCGCCGCCGGCCAGCAGTGGATCGTCAACGCCTACGCACTCGCCTTCGCCGGGCTGCTGCTGCTCGGCGGCCGGGCCGCCGACCTCGTGGGCACGAAGCGGGCGTTTCTGACCGGCCTCGCCGCCTTCACCGTGGCCTCCCTCGCGGGCGGCCTCGCCGAGGGCGGTGCCCTGCTGATCGCCGCCCGCGCGGTCCAGGGCCTGGGCGGCGCGATCCTCGCCCCCGCCACCCTCACGCTGATCATGACGACGTTCACCGAACCCGCCGCCCGTACCCGGGCGATGGGCGCCTGGAGCGCCGTCATGGCGGCCGGCGGCGCGGCGGGCGCCGTCGTCGGCGGAGTGCTGACCGAGTACGCGGGCTGGCGCTGGGTGCTGTTCGTCAACGTCCCCATCGGCGTCGCCCTGCTGGCCGCCGCCCTCGTCTACGTCCCCCGGGTGACGGCCCGGGAGGGCGGGCTGCGCCGCCTCGACCTGCCCGGTGCCGTGACCGTGACCGGGGGCCTGACCGCCCTCGTCTACGGGATCATCTCCTCCGAGACCCACGGCTGGGGCGAGGCCGCGGTCTGGGCTCCGCTCGCCTCCGCGGCCGTACTGCTCGCCGCCTTCCTCGTGATCGAGGCCAAGGTGGCCCACCCGCTCGTACCGCTCGGCATCCTGCGCCGCCGCACCCTGGCCGTCGCCAACCTGGTGGTGCTGGGCATGGGCGCGGCCACGTTCTCGATGTGGTTCGTGCTCTCCCTCTACTTCCAGCAGATCCTCGGTCAAAGTGCCGTGAAGGCCGGCCTGTGCTTCCTGCCGGGCTCGATCGCGATCATCGTGGGCGCGCAGGTCGCCACCCGGGTCATCACCCGCACCGGACCGCGGCCGCTGCTGGTCACCGGCATGGCGCTGAGCACCGTCGGCTTCGTCTGGCTCTCCCGGCTGAGCGCGGACGGGAGCTTCGCGAGCGACGTGGTCGTGCCGTTCACCCTGGCGACCTTCGGCGCGGGCCTGGCGATGATGCCCGCCACCGTCGCCGCCACGAGCGGCACCGACCGGTCCCAGGCCGGCCTCGCCTCCGGCCTCGTCAACACCTCGCGGCAGGTGGGCGGCGCGATCGGCCTGGCCCTGCTGGCCACCGTCGCCTCCCACACCACGGCCGCCCGGCTGGCCGCCCACGACGACATGCGGGTGGCGCTGACCGACGGCTACGGCAGGGCGCTGCTGATCGCCGCCGTGTTCACCGCGTGCGCGGCGCTCGGGGCGCTGGCCCTGCCGGGCAGGAACCGCACGGAACGATCCTGA
- a CDS encoding helix-turn-helix domain-containing protein — protein sequence MRTERGLTQKQLAEPAYTAAYVSTLEAGKVRPSETALRHLAGRLGITLEELATGRPPHLATELRLRLTDARRVLATGEAEDAAVRYRALREEAAGHSLVSEEATAVQGLGDCALETGDLVAARDHFAEVERLLADEPLPRRVPAVRGRATAHLLAGELRYACYLLESTVDELNAAGLHDPDALLLLYTAVIAPYMDMGAHARAAHAAELALALAPKVDNPALIASMHRGVARTLIAEGRIAEADASLAKAQELYQQLHIRTELAHCHWMRGYVYAQDGDLRKAESELRIARDMLASKKAPLFTVQVEVELADVLRRRGKAAEAEELLRPLLAPSALGAERGAVHAGGAHRLLGLIAEERSDTEAAEEHYCAALSLLERTGAAGDLADLCRLLGDLLRRTGRTDAALDAYRTGLGHRAAPGTTTLGPAPAAPPLWRP from the coding sequence ATGCGCACCGAACGTGGTCTGACCCAGAAGCAGCTGGCCGAGCCCGCCTACACCGCCGCGTACGTCTCGACCCTGGAGGCCGGGAAGGTACGCCCCTCCGAGACCGCCCTGCGGCATCTCGCCGGGCGTCTCGGCATCACCCTGGAGGAGCTGGCCACCGGCCGTCCCCCGCACCTGGCCACCGAGCTGCGGCTGCGGCTGACCGACGCCCGGCGCGTCCTGGCCACCGGCGAGGCCGAGGACGCGGCCGTGCGCTACCGCGCCCTGCGCGAGGAGGCCGCCGGGCACTCCCTGGTGTCCGAGGAGGCCACCGCCGTGCAGGGGCTCGGCGACTGCGCCCTGGAGACCGGCGATCTCGTCGCCGCCCGGGACCACTTCGCCGAGGTCGAGCGGCTGCTGGCCGACGAGCCGCTGCCGCGCCGCGTCCCCGCCGTCCGCGGCCGCGCCACCGCCCATCTGCTCGCGGGCGAGCTGCGCTACGCCTGCTATCTGCTGGAGTCGACCGTCGACGAGCTGAACGCCGCCGGACTGCACGACCCCGACGCGCTGCTGCTCCTCTACACCGCCGTCATCGCCCCCTATATGGACATGGGGGCGCACGCGCGGGCGGCACACGCCGCCGAGCTGGCGCTCGCGCTCGCTCCGAAGGTGGACAACCCGGCGCTCATCGCGAGCATGCACCGCGGGGTCGCCCGCACCCTCATCGCCGAGGGCAGGATCGCCGAGGCCGACGCCTCGCTCGCCAAGGCCCAGGAGCTGTACCAACAGCTCCACATCCGCACCGAGCTGGCGCACTGCCACTGGATGCGCGGCTACGTCTACGCGCAGGACGGCGATCTGCGGAAGGCCGAGAGCGAGCTGCGCATCGCCCGCGACATGCTGGCCTCCAAGAAGGCCCCGCTGTTCACCGTGCAGGTCGAGGTGGAGCTGGCGGACGTGCTGCGGCGGCGCGGCAAGGCGGCCGAGGCGGAAGAACTGCTGCGCCCGCTGCTGGCGCCCTCGGCGCTGGGCGCCGAGCGCGGCGCGGTCCACGCGGGCGGCGCGCACCGGCTGCTGGGGCTGATCGCCGAGGAGCGCTCCGACACCGAGGCCGCCGAGGAGCACTACTGCGCCGCGCTGTCCCTGCTGGAGCGCACGGGCGCCGCGGGCGATCTCGCCGATCTGTGCCGGCTGCTGGGCGACCTGCTGCGGCGCACCGGCCGTACGGACGCCGCCCTGGACGCGTACCGCACCGGCCTCGGACACCGCGCGGCGCCGGGGACGACGACGCTGGGCCCCGCCCCCGCCGCGCCGCCGCTGTGGCGGCCCTGA
- a CDS encoding VOC family protein, producing the protein MALELNHIIVHVKDRHESAEFLAGLLGADAPVDWAHFTQLTSSNGVGVDFADHMVAPEDINLSHLAYLVTEEEFDAIFGRVEKGGVRFWADPAMKAEGQINLAYGGRSIYLLDPGGTCAIEFMTKPYAEVPESRPTPA; encoded by the coding sequence ATGGCACTGGAGTTGAACCACATCATCGTCCACGTCAAGGACCGGCACGAGAGTGCCGAGTTCCTCGCCGGACTGCTGGGTGCCGACGCACCCGTCGACTGGGCGCACTTCACGCAGCTCACGTCGTCCAACGGCGTCGGCGTCGACTTCGCGGACCACATGGTGGCCCCGGAGGACATCAACCTCAGCCACCTCGCGTACCTGGTCACCGAGGAGGAGTTCGACGCCATCTTCGGCCGGGTCGAGAAGGGCGGGGTGCGCTTCTGGGCCGACCCGGCGATGAAGGCCGAGGGGCAGATCAACCTCGCCTACGGCGGTCGCTCGATCTACCTCCTGGACCCGGGCGGCACCTGCGCGATCGAGTTCATGACGAAGCCGTACGCCGAGGTGCCGGAGTCGCGGCCGACGCCGGCGTGA
- a CDS encoding winged helix DNA-binding domain-containing protein, translated as MKSLRISDEQRRTRLGRRHLLAPGHRATTVEDVADALVALHATDAATVYLSACARLAEPSTAEVERGLYEDVTLIKLLSMRRTLFAVSREFAPYVSSSTARAIAVKERATFVKFLRDGTDGGWDEERLARTEAEVLEALDARGEATTAELAKDVPALQETIVVSPGKPYEGRQSVGSRLLRLLASDGHVRRARPRGSWTSSLYPYARVPQLPEIDVREAKAEVARRWLAAYGPATEADLKWWTGWTLGDTRRALADVGVTGVELSHGAGVALPDDLDDEPAAEPWVALLPGLDPTSMGWRGRGWYLSPDHVPALFDRAGNVGPTVWSDGRVVGGWAQRADGEVRWRPLADVGRETAAAIDAEAARLAAWLGGVRVTPRFRTPLERELSA; from the coding sequence ATGAAGAGCCTCCGTATCAGCGACGAGCAGCGCCGCACCCGCCTCGGGCGGCGGCATCTGCTCGCCCCCGGCCATCGGGCGACGACCGTCGAGGACGTGGCGGACGCGCTCGTCGCCCTGCACGCCACCGACGCCGCGACCGTGTACCTGTCGGCGTGCGCGCGGCTCGCCGAGCCGTCGACGGCGGAGGTGGAGCGGGGGCTGTACGAGGACGTGACGTTGATCAAGCTGCTGTCCATGCGGCGCACCCTCTTCGCCGTGAGCCGGGAATTCGCCCCCTATGTCAGCTCCTCCACTGCGCGGGCCATCGCCGTGAAGGAGCGGGCCACGTTCGTGAAGTTCCTGCGGGACGGCACCGACGGGGGCTGGGACGAGGAGCGGCTCGCGCGGACCGAGGCCGAGGTGCTGGAGGCGCTCGACGCGCGGGGCGAGGCCACGACGGCCGAGCTGGCCAAGGACGTGCCCGCACTCCAAGAGACGATCGTGGTGTCGCCCGGCAAGCCCTACGAGGGGCGGCAGAGCGTCGGCAGCCGGCTGCTGCGGCTGCTGGCCTCGGACGGGCATGTGCGGCGCGCCCGGCCGCGCGGCTCGTGGACCAGCAGCCTCTACCCGTACGCGCGCGTGCCGCAGCTGCCGGAGATCGACGTCCGGGAGGCCAAGGCCGAGGTGGCACGGCGCTGGCTCGCCGCGTACGGGCCGGCCACGGAAGCGGATCTGAAGTGGTGGACCGGCTGGACGCTCGGCGATACGCGCAGGGCGCTGGCCGATGTGGGGGTGACGGGCGTCGAGTTGTCCCACGGGGCCGGGGTCGCCCTGCCGGACGATCTCGACGACGAACCCGCCGCCGAGCCCTGGGTCGCGCTCCTCCCCGGGCTGGACCCGACCTCCATGGGGTGGCGCGGCCGCGGCTGGTACCTCTCGCCCGATCACGTACCCGCCCTGTTCGACCGGGCGGGCAACGTCGGCCCGACCGTCTGGAGCGACGGGCGCGTCGTGGGCGGCTGGGCGCAGCGGGCGGACGGGGAGGTTCGCTGGCGTCCGCTCGCGGACGTGGGCCGCGAGACGGCCGCCGCGATCGACGCGGAGGCCGCCCGGCTGGCCGCCTGGCTGGGCGGGGTGCGGGTCACGCCCCGTTTCCGCACGCCCTTGGAGCGGGAGCTCAGCGCGTGA
- a CDS encoding DUF4344 domain-containing metallopeptidase gives MLHHAGAHPRTPDRAWRARALVATGVCVALAATCGCTRSQAAASPTSGGLSVSYEAPRRGGADERSFLKDRRLPERVAEHLNDTLRLPRTIDVVGRTCDEKDDVPAYDQETRRIELCYDFVGEVRSMFEDARSPDPDEHTAGVITETLYHEAAHALKDTLRLATTGREEDVADQFAAYSLIPQGAKGRAAVLAAADNYAQYARETDPQEIDFSAEHPPEATRSANYRCYLYGAAPKKSAKLVDGTLLTKERAELCADEYQDLRRGWGSLLAPYKTDR, from the coding sequence ATGCTGCACCATGCCGGGGCTCACCCCCGGACGCCCGATCGCGCGTGGCGCGCCCGCGCCCTCGTCGCGACCGGCGTCTGCGTCGCCCTGGCGGCCACGTGCGGCTGTACCCGGTCTCAGGCCGCCGCGTCCCCCACAAGCGGCGGCCTGTCCGTGTCCTACGAGGCTCCCCGGCGCGGCGGCGCCGACGAGCGGTCGTTCCTGAAGGACCGGCGGCTGCCGGAGCGGGTCGCCGAGCACTTGAACGACACCCTGCGGCTGCCCAGGACCATCGATGTCGTCGGCCGGACCTGCGACGAGAAGGACGACGTCCCCGCCTACGACCAGGAGACCCGGCGCATCGAGCTCTGCTACGACTTCGTCGGCGAGGTCCGGTCGATGTTCGAGGACGCCAGGAGCCCGGACCCGGACGAGCACACCGCGGGCGTGATCACCGAGACGCTCTACCACGAGGCCGCGCACGCCCTGAAGGACACGCTGCGCCTCGCGACCACCGGCCGCGAGGAGGACGTCGCCGACCAGTTCGCGGCGTACAGCCTGATCCCGCAGGGCGCCAAGGGCCGGGCCGCGGTGCTGGCCGCCGCCGACAACTACGCCCAGTACGCGCGCGAGACCGACCCCCAGGAGATCGACTTCTCCGCCGAGCACCCCCCGGAGGCCACCCGCTCGGCCAACTACCGCTGCTACCTCTACGGCGCCGCGCCCAAGAAGAGCGCGAAACTCGTCGACGGCACGCTGCTCACCAAGGAGCGCGCCGAGCTGTGCGCCGACGAGTACCAGGATCTGCGGCGCGGCTGGGGCAGCCTCCTCGCGCCGTACAAGACCGACCGCTGA
- a CDS encoding TetR/AcrR family transcriptional regulator: MTTAHPHTATDATPCTAPPAGLRGRKRERTRRAISEAAFRLFAEEGFEAVTLTRIAAAADVAPATVFTHFASKEDIFFGRGSEFDAALPEAVLPAADSTELLDRLHRFYVDCYGMVLTEENDSLGQARVFARILLGSPALRRSYLPVSRARRRRLLELLVERAGRKAERPDVRAELELFASFANAVREQAFEALHASLAAGEPAERTHEVISTALACGFERLALAYGGCAVLDAG; this comes from the coding sequence ATGACGACGGCCCACCCCCACACCGCCACCGACGCCACGCCGTGCACCGCGCCCCCGGCCGGGCTGCGCGGCCGCAAGCGGGAGCGCACCCGGCGCGCGATCTCCGAGGCCGCCTTCCGGCTGTTCGCCGAGGAGGGGTTCGAGGCCGTCACCCTCACCCGCATCGCGGCGGCGGCCGACGTGGCCCCCGCCACCGTCTTCACGCACTTCGCCTCGAAGGAGGACATCTTCTTCGGGCGCGGCAGCGAGTTCGACGCGGCGCTGCCGGAGGCCGTCCTGCCGGCCGCCGACAGCACCGAACTCCTCGACCGGCTGCACCGGTTCTACGTCGACTGCTACGGGATGGTGCTGACCGAGGAGAACGACTCACTCGGCCAGGCCCGCGTCTTCGCCCGCATCCTCCTGGGCAGCCCGGCACTCCGCCGCAGCTATCTGCCCGTCTCCCGCGCGCGGCGGCGGCGCCTGCTGGAACTCCTCGTCGAACGCGCCGGGCGGAAGGCGGAACGCCCGGACGTCCGGGCCGAGCTGGAGCTGTTCGCGTCCTTCGCGAACGCCGTCCGGGAGCAGGCCTTCGAGGCCCTGCACGCTTCGCTGGCCGCGGGCGAGCCGGCGGAGCGGACGCATGAGGTGATCTCCACGGCGCTTGCCTGCGGCTTTGAGCGGCTCGCCCTTGCGTATGGCGGCTGCGCCGTCCTGGATGCGGGTTAG
- a CDS encoding response regulator, which translates to MIRVAVVDDEQLVRSGLRMILGTAQDIEVVADCGGGAAVDTVRGCAPDVVLLDIRMPDVDGLTVLRALRRLPHPPAVAMLTTFDADEYLAAALRAGASGFLLKDTDPEQLVRAVRTLAAGASVLDPGVTRAVIGGYLAAEAETTAASAVQALTPREREVLAHLGAGLANPQIAERMGLAPSTVKDHVRAVLGKLGGVNRVQAAVVADRAGLVATRRPADATPPNGGAR; encoded by the coding sequence GTGATCCGTGTTGCGGTGGTGGACGACGAGCAGCTCGTCCGGTCCGGGCTCCGGATGATCCTGGGCACGGCCCAGGACATCGAGGTGGTCGCGGACTGCGGGGGCGGCGCTGCCGTGGACACCGTGCGCGGCTGCGCACCCGACGTGGTGCTGCTCGACATCCGGATGCCGGACGTCGACGGGCTGACCGTCCTCCGCGCGCTCCGCCGCCTCCCGCACCCGCCCGCCGTCGCCATGCTCACCACCTTCGACGCCGACGAGTACCTCGCCGCGGCGCTGCGCGCCGGAGCCTCCGGGTTCCTGCTCAAGGACACCGACCCCGAGCAGCTCGTGCGGGCCGTGCGGACCCTCGCCGCCGGTGCCAGCGTGCTGGACCCGGGCGTCACCCGTGCGGTCATCGGCGGCTATCTCGCCGCCGAGGCCGAGACGACCGCCGCCTCGGCGGTCCAGGCGCTGACCCCCCGCGAGCGCGAGGTGCTGGCCCACCTCGGCGCGGGCCTCGCCAACCCCCAGATCGCCGAGCGCATGGGGCTGGCCCCCAGCACGGTCAAGGACCACGTCCGGGCCGTCCTCGGCAAACTCGGCGGCGTCAACCGCGTCCAGGCCGCCGTCGTCGCCGACCGCGCGGGTCTCGTCGCCACCCGCCGCCCCGCCGATGCCACCCCGCCGAACGGCGGCGCCCGATGA